In Balaenoptera musculus isolate JJ_BM4_2016_0621 chromosome 19, mBalMus1.pri.v3, whole genome shotgun sequence, one genomic interval encodes:
- the ZNF329 gene encoding zinc finger protein 329 isoform X2 has product MTAENIPEEELSCDVEMEGFTREGPHFSILGNSWDCENQEGHLRQSALTQEEPGAQEAIREYPGFGEHLSVSPDLPRRQSVSTRNGFHVRGSGVKSLDCDPALHNCQKSYVAKRTGDSDTCGKAFNHSMEVIQFGRTQTREKPYKYPESVKSFNHFTPLGEQKIMKRGKKLYEGKDFGDIFTLSSSLNENRRNSPGEKLYTCTECGKCFKRNSSLVLHHRTHTGEKPYTCNECGKSFSKNYNLIVHQRIHTGEKPYKCSKCGKAFSDGSALTQHQRIHTGEKPYECLECGKTFNRNSSLILHQRTHTGEKPYRCNECGKPFTDISHLTVHLRIHTGEKPYECSKCGKAFRDGSYLTQHERTHTGEKPFECVECGKSFNRNSHLIVHQKIHSGEKPYECKECGKTFIESAYLIRHQRIHTGEKPYGCDQCQKLFRNIAGLIRHQRTHTGEKPYECNQCGKAFRDSSCLTKHQRIHTKETPYQCPNCGKSFKQNSHLAVHQRLHSREGPSHCPQCGKTFRRSSSLIRHQRSHPGEQPVDI; this is encoded by the coding sequence ATGACAGCTGAGAACATTCCTGAGGAAGAACTGTCCTGTGACGTGGAGATGGAAGGATTTACACGAGAGGGTCCTCATTTCTCCATTCTAGGTAACAGTTGGGACTGTGAGAACCAGGAGGGACATTTGAGGCAATCAGCCTTAACTCAGGAGGAACCAGGAGCTCAGGAAGCAATTCGTGAATATCCCGGATTTGGGGAGCATTTGAGCGTGAGCCCAGACCTTCCACGACGTCAGAGCGTTTCCACAAGAAACGGTTTCCATGTACGTGGCTCAGGTGTTAAAAGCCTGGATTGTGACCCAGCTTTACACAATTGTCAGAAAAGTTATGTAGCTAAGAGAACGGGTGACAGTGACAcctgtgggaaagccttcaaCCATTCCATGGAAGTTATTCAATTTGGAAGAACTCAAACTagagagaaaccctataaataCCCTGAAAGTGTTAAGTCTTTCAACCATTTTACCCCTCTTGgtgaacaaaaaataatgaaaagagggaagaaactGTATGAAGGTAAGGACTTTGGGGACATCTTTACCCTGAGTTCATCTCTTAATGAAAACAGGAGGAACAGCCCTGGAGAAAAACTGTACACATGTACTGAATGTGGCAAGTGCTTCAAACGGAACTCTTCTCTTGTTTTGCATCACcgaactcacactggagagaaaccttatacCTGTAATGAGTGTGGAAAATCCTTCTCCAAGAACTATAACCTAATTGTGCATCAAAGAATCCATACAGGAGAGAAGCCCTATAAATGCAGTAAATGCGGGAAAGCCTTCAGTGATGGGTCAGCTCTGACGCAacaccagagaattcacactggggagaaaccttACGAGTGTCTagaatgtgggaaaaccttcaaCCGAAATTCATCCCTGATTCTGCATCAAAGAACTCATACAGGGGAAAAACCATATAGatgtaatgagtgtgggaaaCCTTTCACCGACATCTCCCACCTCACTGTGCATCTCAGAATACACACTGGGGAGAAGCCTTATGAATGTAGCAAATGCGGAAAGGCCTTCCGAGATGGCTCATACCTCACCCAGCACGAGAggactcacactggagagaagccctttGAATGTGTGGAATGCGGGAAATCCTTCAACCGTAACTCTCACCTCATTGTGCATCAGAAAATCCATTctggggagaaaccctatgagtgtaaagaatgtgggaaaactTTCATTGAGAGTGCTTACCTCATCAGGCACCAGAGgattcatactggtgagaagcCCTATGGCTGTGATCAGTGTCAGAAACTTTTCAGGAACATCGCCGGCCTCATACGTCACCAGAGGACTCATACTGGCGAGAAGCCCTATGAGTGTAATCAGTGTGGTAAAGCTTTCAGGGACAGCTCCTGTCTGACCAAacaccagagaattcacactAAGGAGACCCCGTACCAGTGTCCAAATTGTGGAAAGTCCTTCAAGCAGAACTCTCACCTGGCAGTACATCAGAGGCTCCACAGCAGGGAGGGTCCCAGTCATTGTCCTCAGTGTGGGAAAACTTTCAGAAGGAGCTCTTCCCTCATCCGACACCAAAGATCACACCCTGGAGAACAACCCGTGGATATTTAA
- the LOC118885861 gene encoding zinc finger and SCAN domain-containing protein 18-like isoform X3, producing the protein MMELLVMEQFLGILLHKLQPRVVAEQPKSCKKAASLVEDLTKALAEPGGPARASEDLEPSKTQAPPRPVSDPPALGLCECHEYYF; encoded by the exons ATGATGGAGCTGCTGGTGATGGAGCAGTTCTTGGGCATCCTACTTCACAAGCTCCAGCCCAGGGTGGTGGCAGAGCAGCCCAAGAGCTGCAAGAAGGCAGCCTCCCTGGTGGAGGACCTCACCAAGGCCCTGGCGGAGCCAG GTGGGCCAGCGAGAGCCAGCGAAGACCTGGAACCCAGTAAGACCCAGGCACCCCCGAGACCTGTGAGTGACCCACCAGCTCTTGG GCTCTGTGAATGTCAcgagtattatttttaa
- the LOC118885861 gene encoding myeloid zinc finger 1-like isoform X1 gives MMELLVMEQFLGILLHKLQPRVVAEQPKSCKKAASLVEDLTKALAEPGGPARASEDLEPSKTQAPPRPVSDPPALGYAWWARVCGWERPGESHRAGS, from the exons ATGATGGAGCTGCTGGTGATGGAGCAGTTCTTGGGCATCCTACTTCACAAGCTCCAGCCCAGGGTGGTGGCAGAGCAGCCCAAGAGCTGCAAGAAGGCAGCCTCCCTGGTGGAGGACCTCACCAAGGCCCTGGCGGAGCCAG GTGGGCCAGCGAGAGCCAGCGAAGACCTGGAACCCAGTAAGACCCAGGCACCCCCGAGACCTGTGAGTGACCCACCAGCTCTTGGGTACGCGTGGTGGGCCAGGGTCTGTGGTTGGGAAAGGCCAGGAGAGAGCCATCGTGCTGGTTCTTGA
- the LOC118885861 gene encoding zinc finger and SCAN domain-containing protein 18-like isoform X2, with amino-acid sequence MMELLVMEQFLGILLHKLQPRVVAEQPKSCKKAASLVEDLTKALAEPGGPARASEDLEPSKTQAPPRPVSDPPALGFYNEALAATHG; translated from the exons ATGATGGAGCTGCTGGTGATGGAGCAGTTCTTGGGCATCCTACTTCACAAGCTCCAGCCCAGGGTGGTGGCAGAGCAGCCCAAGAGCTGCAAGAAGGCAGCCTCCCTGGTGGAGGACCTCACCAAGGCCCTGGCGGAGCCAG GTGGGCCAGCGAGAGCCAGCGAAGACCTGGAACCCAGTAAGACCCAGGCACCCCCGAGACCTGTGAGTGACCCACCAGCTCTTGG GTTCTATAATGAAGCATTAGCGGCCACTCACGGCTGA
- the LOC118885860 gene encoding protein S100-A11 codes for MAKISSPTETERCIESLIAVFQKHAGRDGNNSKLSKAEFLIFMNTELGAFTKNQKDPSVLDRMMKKLDLDSDGQLDFQEFLNLIGGLAVACHDSSIKSTSSQK; via the coding sequence ATGGCAAAAATATCCAGCCCTACAGAGACTGAACGGTGCATTGAGTCTCTGATTGCTGTTTTCCAAAAGCATGCTGGAAGGGACGGTAACAACAGCAAACTCTCCAAGGCCGAGTTCCTTATCTTCATGAATACTGAGCTGGGTGCCTTCACAAAGAACCAGAAGGACCCTAGTGTCCTTGACCGCATGATGAAGAAACTGGACCTCGACTCTGATGGGCAGCTAGATTTCCAAGAATTTCTTAATCTTATTGGCGGCCTGGCCGTAGCTTGCCATGACTCCTCTATTAAGTCTACCTCTTCCCAGAAGTAA
- the ZNF135 gene encoding zinc finger protein 135, which produces MHHPGSFINSTSRTACRGAGCSCKRPEEEGMTAGLLTARDPEQVTFEDVVVEFTWEEWGQLEPAQRTLYRDVMLETFGLLASVGHWLPKPDVISLLEHEVELWVVDKGAPRGVCTDFETRQTKLSTVKQDITEEIPNNALVERFLWESLWNSKGENAEGHWEQGRKRPDSHVVQTAFMPVKTPTQEQQQGNGFGENLSLRPDLPTQPMTPKRQGPPMWGTHGKRENPDSDTQQKTCAKEKPYRCQECGKAFSHSSALIEHHRTHTGERPYECHECGKGFRNSSALTKHQRIHTGEKPYKCTQCGRTFNQIAPLIQHQRTHTGEKPYECSECGKSFSFRSSFSQHERTHTGEKPYTCSQCGKAFRQSIHLTQHLRIHTGEKPYQCGECGKAFSHSSSLTKHQRIHTGEKPYECQACGKAFTQITPLIQHQRTHTGERPYECSECGKAFSQSTLLTEHRRIHTGEKPYGCNECGKTFSHSSSLSQHERTHTGEKPYSCSQCGKAFRQSTHLTQHQRIHTGEKPYECSECGKAFSHSSSLTKHQRIHTGEKPYECNECGRAFSQLAPLIQHQRIHTGEKPYECNECGRAFSQSSLLIEHQRIHTKEKPYGCNECGKSFSHSSSLSQHERTHTGEKPYECQDCGKSFRQSTHLTQHRRIHTGEKPYECRDCGKAFTHSSSLTKHQRTHAG; this is translated from the exons ATGCACCATCCAGGCtccttcattaattcaacaagcaG AACTGCCTGCCGAGGAGCTGGCTGTTCCTGCAAGAGGCCCGAGGAGGAGGGAATGACCGCCGGGCTCCTCACTGCCAGGGACCCG GAGCAAGTGACTTTTGAGGACGTGGTCGTGGAGTTCACCTGGGAGGAGTGGGGGCAGCTGGAGCCGGCCCAGAGGACCCTGTACCGAGATGTGATGCTGGAGACCTTTGGGCTCCTTGCCTCTGTGG GACACTGGCTCCCAAAGCCGGACGTCATCTCCCTGCTGGAGCACGAGGTGGAGCTGTGGGTGGTGGACAAGGGAGCCCCCCGAGGTGTGTGCACAG acTTTGAAACTAGACAAACCAAACTATCAACTGTGAAGCAAGACATAACTGAAGAAATACCCAATAATGCCCTGGTAGAAAGGTTCCTGTGGGAAAGTCTGTGGAACTCCAAGGGTGAAAATGCTGAGGGCCACTGGGAACAGGGTCGCAAGAGGCCAGACAGCCATGTGGTGCAGACTGCCTTCATGCCTGTGAAGACACCCACTCAGGAGCAGCAGCAGGGGAATGGGTTTGGGGAAAACTTGAGTCTGAGGCCTGATCTCCCAACTCAACCAATGACTCCTAAAAGGCAAGGCCCCCCCATGTGGGGAACACATGGAAAGAGGGAGAATCCGGACTCAGATACTCAACAGAAAACCTGTGCAAAAGAGAAGCCCTACAGATGTCAGGAATGTGGAAAGGCCTTTAGTCACAGCTCAGCACTCATCGAACACCACCGAACACACACGGGAGAGAGACCTTACGAATGTCACGAATGTGGAAAAGGCTTCCGAAACAGCTCAGCACTTACCAAACACCAGAGAATCCACACTGGTGAGAAGCCTTATAAGTGCACTCAGTGCGGGAGGACCTTCAACCAAATTGCCCCACTGATCCAGCACCAGAGAACTCATACAGGTGAGAAGCCCTacgagtgcagtgaatgtggaaaaTCCTTCAGTTTTAGGTCCTCCTTCAGCCAACATGAGCGGACGCACACAGGTGAGAAGCCCTACACGTGCAGTCAGTGCGGGAAGGCCTTCCGGCAGAGCATCCACCTCACCCAGCACCTGCGAatccacactggggagaagccCTACCAGTGTGGAGAATGCGGCAAGGCCTTCAGCCACAGCTCGTCCCTGACCAAACACCAGCGGATCCACACGGGGGAGAAGCCCTACGAGTGCCAGGCATGTGGAAAAGCCTTCACCCAGATCACACCACTGATTCAGCATCAGAGGACACACACAGGCGAGCGGCCCTACGAGTGCAGCGAGTGCGGGAAGGCCTTCAGCCAGAGCACGCTCCTGACCGAGCATCGGAGGAtccacacaggagagaagccctaCGGGTGCAACGAGTGTGGGAAAACCTTCAGTCACAGCTCGTCGCTTAGCCAGCACGAGCGGACGCACACGGGTGAGAAGCCCTACTCGTGCAGTCAGTGCGGGAAGGCCTTCCGGCAGAGCACACACCTCACTCAGCACCAGAGAATCCACACCGGGGAGAAGCCCTATGAGTGTAGCgagtgtgggaaggccttcagccACAGCTCGTCCCTGACCAAACACCAGCGGatccacactggggagaagccCTACGAGTGTAACGAGTGTGGCAGAGCCTTCAGCCAGCTTGCTCCACTCATTCAACACCAGAGGATCCACACGGGAGAGAAGCCCTACGAGTGTAACGAGTGTGGCAGGGCCTTCAGCCAGAGCTCCCTCCTCATAGAACACCAGAGGATTCACACCAAGGAGAAACCCTATGGGTGCAATGAATGTGGAAAATCCTTCAGCCACAGCTCATCGCTCAGCCAGCACGAGAGGACACACACTGGGGAAAAGCCCTACGAGTGCCAGGATTGCGGAAAATCCTTCAGGCAGAGCACCCACCTCACTCAGCACCGGAGGAtccacacaggagagaagccaTATGAGTGCAGGgactgtgggaaagccttcacaCACAGCTCCTCCCTTACCAAGCACCAGAGAACTCATGCTGGGTAG